Proteins from a single region of Fibrobacter sp. UWH6:
- a CDS encoding InlB B-repeat-containing protein yields MSVLFVLLLVGQSFAALKDTTVSSKTYKVIATCENLVEFSSLVNTIVCPSGYDYVYGDNNCQKKGSLMTKSASFPNAGLNAIVTGPIDMTCTENFEPMGNENSGRRYVGNFNGQGYPIRNLKIDSDDQNVALFGVITTEAVIENVVLENVEIKATGIQERGGSRPISVGTIVAWQEDGTVSGCYASGSIVTDGLAQSVGGITGYATAGTIKDCLSSVEIHNLSNASFVGGVAGTLSNAKIERCVYGGNGVYNAGDGTLGGLVGQKNGGTGSIANSYYDNKTVDKPVGNEDNGSGSGVGLPDVNTSETVENLNEGCGEKCIWSNGSDNITNTGISNDNVDNTVYTIYFAAGTGCAFPSGAITSKALKFDSPITSTGITEPVCDEKKFLGWSLNASATKPDESLGKVSGSSTVYAVWEDYVTVTFHSNGGKFAGDKTELAKKVAKQSVIVSSDIEIPSRAPEGTGEDTKYFSFKGWALTSDAVDVQSLGAAEGDVNVYAVWEETKIVYYSVIYDVNGHGETPAIDRVKEHSTAFRPEDPIADGYKFDGWYTSADGKGLPYDFEKTVLNDLKLYAKWVPVSYAILYELGENGVNNIANPVSYTIESANIILQIPSRDGYDFIGWYDNADFNGEAIKTILTGSFGDKKFYAKWSVKSYYVYYAEGTDGVGEVPAAQLVNHGDSVKLAGKVFTRNVYKCDKDGKNCSVQTTVNQIGWSLSDGGKKFYDLESYYKGNASVTLYPAWDESALTLYAVTFKIVGAASTDAAEYLEARYLDVSSASDVNVKYPTMLIHDGYKITEVSSSDVTLDTKTTSFVMPKKNVVVTIDVAPKKFKLAWNLEGGSVATAGTAAGEVSYGTSLNAPVVEKEHYTFSGWNPSVPETMPAENVSYTAVWTEKTIDVTVNLGGNKITVTVSEDASKDEIEEKINELLRDPNSDLKVPEKPSDDDFVYEFNGHWKEDGGEYVPEYDAISREDQNIHVVVGGSQVDVTVRKDDSKETVNQKINDAVKDAGIVVPAKDGDGYKFNGEWEQDKDGNYVPVYDVVTIKVVVAGKEIDIDIKKGDSADDISDKINDAVAEAAKTDPAVVVPAKDEAGRDFNGKWEDADGDDKYTPVYVVPDDSKVIEVVVGKDTIEVVVPKDASDEEVEQKISEVVTKPVVGDKDEDGYQFNGEWEQNKDGNYEPVYEKTVQAEVAGKDIPVDIKKGDSADDISDKINDAVAEAAKTDPAVVVPAKDEAGRDFNGKWEDADGDDKYTPVYVVPDDSKVIEVVVGKDTIEVVVPKDASDEEIKQKIEETLNNHDPKIEVPESEDGFEFNGEWKKDDDGNYVPVYEKEIVVVIGNTAISVVIDKDDSDDDVNQKINDAVAEISKKDSSIVVPVVGDKDSVGNEFDGKWEKDEYGNYVPVYSKAYKIVYVMPSNAVLSSDVSKYVLGKGVQLPSASIKDDESWKFMGWYETEDYAGLRVKFVGAEAKGRKTFYALFQKTVHYKAGDVSGKMEVVFNYDVENSDEVVQRALMGVAPEGYTKKGVDYVFDKWVLSDGVYVAKFVDASTGMKNIAVARHFGVSVSGRTLNIVGAKQGDKMLVVDMKGKIVAQDRISGVNHIVELTSAGNYLVRVNGVSTRVMVR; encoded by the coding sequence TTGTCTGTTTTGTTTGTCCTGCTGTTGGTAGGTCAGTCTTTTGCTGCGCTTAAAGATACCACGGTCAGTAGTAAAACGTACAAGGTCATTGCAACGTGCGAAAACTTGGTGGAATTTTCCAGTTTGGTAAACACGATTGTTTGCCCGTCTGGTTATGACTATGTGTATGGCGACAATAATTGCCAGAAAAAAGGCTCCCTTATGACGAAATCTGCGTCCTTCCCCAATGCCGGGCTTAATGCGATTGTGACTGGTCCTATTGATATGACCTGTACCGAAAACTTTGAGCCGATGGGTAATGAAAATAGTGGTCGTCGGTATGTTGGTAATTTTAATGGCCAGGGATATCCTATCCGTAATTTGAAAATCGATAGTGATGATCAGAATGTGGCCCTGTTCGGTGTGATAACGACAGAAGCTGTGATTGAAAATGTGGTTCTTGAAAATGTGGAAATTAAGGCTACGGGTATACAGGAAAGAGGAGGAAGCCGCCCCATTAGTGTGGGTACTATTGTCGCATGGCAGGAAGATGGTACGGTCAGTGGATGTTATGCCTCCGGCTCTATTGTTACAGATGGTTTGGCTCAGAGTGTTGGTGGTATAACAGGCTATGCAACAGCTGGTACGATAAAGGATTGCTTGAGTTCTGTTGAAATTCATAACTTGAGTAACGCAAGCTTTGTGGGCGGTGTTGCAGGAACCCTTAGCAATGCAAAAATTGAACGTTGCGTGTATGGGGGCAATGGCGTTTACAATGCTGGCGATGGTACGTTGGGCGGCCTTGTGGGGCAGAAAAACGGGGGTACAGGATCGATTGCGAACAGCTACTATGACAATAAGACTGTTGATAAACCTGTCGGAAACGAAGATAACGGTTCCGGTAGCGGTGTAGGTCTTCCTGATGTAAATACGTCAGAAACCGTTGAAAATTTGAATGAAGGGTGTGGCGAAAAATGTATTTGGTCTAACGGATCGGACAATATCACCAATACCGGTATTTCCAACGATAATGTTGACAATACTGTGTACACGATCTATTTCGCTGCCGGTACAGGTTGTGCATTCCCGTCAGGTGCTATTACTTCCAAGGCTTTGAAGTTTGATAGTCCGATTACATCTACCGGTATTACGGAACCTGTTTGCGACGAGAAGAAGTTTCTCGGTTGGTCTTTGAATGCTTCTGCTACAAAACCGGATGAAAGTCTGGGCAAGGTGTCTGGCTCTAGCACGGTGTATGCCGTGTGGGAAGACTATGTAACCGTGACCTTCCATTCTAATGGTGGTAAGTTTGCTGGTGACAAGACTGAACTGGCTAAGAAAGTTGCCAAACAGTCTGTGATTGTCTCTTCTGATATTGAAATTCCCTCTAGAGCTCCTGAAGGCACCGGAGAAGATACGAAGTATTTCTCATTCAAGGGCTGGGCTTTGACAAGTGATGCTGTTGATGTTCAGAGCCTTGGTGCGGCTGAGGGTGATGTTAATGTTTATGCTGTTTGGGAAGAGACGAAGATAGTTTATTACTCCGTCATCTATGATGTGAATGGACATGGTGAAACTCCGGCTATTGATCGTGTGAAGGAACATTCAACGGCTTTTAGACCCGAAGATCCAATTGCTGATGGTTATAAGTTTGATGGTTGGTACACCTCTGCCGATGGCAAGGGCTTGCCTTATGATTTCGAAAAAACGGTTTTGAATGATTTGAAATTGTATGCAAAGTGGGTTCCCGTCAGCTACGCCATTCTTTATGAATTGGGTGAAAATGGCGTGAATAATATTGCTAATCCTGTGTCCTATACGATTGAATCTGCAAACATTATTTTGCAGATTCCGTCCAGGGATGGTTATGATTTTATTGGCTGGTATGACAATGCTGACTTTAATGGCGAAGCCATTAAGACGATTCTTACCGGTTCCTTTGGTGATAAGAAATTCTATGCCAAGTGGAGTGTGAAATCCTACTACGTCTACTATGCCGAAGGTACTGATGGCGTCGGTGAAGTTCCTGCCGCACAATTGGTGAATCACGGGGATTCCGTTAAGTTGGCTGGAAAAGTCTTCACGAGAAATGTCTACAAATGTGATAAGGATGGTAAAAATTGCTCTGTACAAACGACAGTCAATCAAATTGGTTGGTCTCTTTCTGATGGTGGTAAAAAGTTCTATGATCTTGAAAGCTACTATAAGGGAAATGCATCTGTTACGTTGTATCCTGCCTGGGATGAAAGCGCTTTGACGTTGTATGCCGTTACTTTCAAGATTGTTGGCGCTGCGTCGACTGACGCTGCTGAATATCTGGAAGCTAGGTACCTAGATGTGTCTAGCGCTTCCGATGTGAATGTCAAGTATCCCACAATGTTGATTCATGATGGATATAAAATTACTGAAGTGTCTTCCAGTGATGTGACGTTAGATACGAAGACGACAAGTTTTGTGATGCCGAAGAAGAATGTTGTGGTGACAATCGATGTTGCTCCCAAGAAGTTTAAATTGGCTTGGAATCTTGAAGGTGGCAGTGTTGCAACGGCAGGAACTGCAGCTGGTGAAGTTTCATATGGAACTTCCTTGAATGCTCCGGTTGTTGAAAAGGAACATTATACTTTCTCTGGTTGGAATCCGAGTGTCCCGGAAACGATGCCTGCAGAAAATGTTTCCTATACGGCTGTGTGGACCGAGAAAACGATTGATGTGACGGTTAATCTCGGAGGAAATAAGATTACGGTCACTGTAAGTGAAGATGCTTCAAAGGATGAAATTGAAGAAAAGATTAACGAACTGCTCCGTGATCCGAATTCTGACTTGAAGGTTCCCGAAAAACCTTCCGATGATGATTTCGTTTATGAATTCAATGGTCATTGGAAGGAAGATGGTGGCGAATATGTTCCCGAATACGATGCCATTTCTCGTGAAGACCAGAATATTCATGTTGTAGTGGGTGGTTCTCAAGTTGATGTTACCGTCAGAAAGGATGATTCTAAGGAAACCGTTAATCAGAAAATTAACGATGCTGTGAAGGATGCCGGAATTGTAGTTCCCGCCAAGGATGGCGATGGTTATAAGTTCAATGGCGAATGGGAACAGGATAAGGACGGTAATTATGTTCCTGTTTATGATGTTGTAACAATCAAGGTGGTTGTTGCTGGTAAGGAAATCGATATTGATATCAAGAAGGGTGATAGCGCCGATGACATCAGCGATAAGATTAATGACGCTGTAGCTGAGGCTGCCAAGACTGATCCTGCCGTTGTTGTTCCTGCCAAGGATGAAGCTGGTCGTGATTTCAACGGCAAGTGGGAAGACGCCGATGGCGACGACAAGTACACTCCGGTATATGTTGTACCTGATGACAGCAAGGTCATTGAAGTTGTTGTTGGCAAGGATACCATTGAAGTTGTTGTTCCCAAGGATGCTTCTGACGAAGAAGTTGAACAGAAGATTAGCGAAGTCGTAACCAAGCCTGTCGTTGGCGACAAGGATGAAGATGGCTACCAGTTCAATGGCGAATGGGAACAGAATAAGGATGGCAATTACGAACCCGTCTACGAAAAGACTGTCCAGGCTGAAGTTGCAGGCAAGGACATCCCCGTTGACATCAAGAAGGGCGATAGCGCCGATGACATCAGCGATAAGATTAATGACGCTGTAGCTGAGGCTGCCAAGACTGATCCTGCCGTTGTTGTTCCTGCCAAGGATGAAGCTGGTCGTGATTTCAACGGCAAGTGGGAAGACGCCGATGGCGACGACAAGTACACTCCGGTATATGTTGTACCTGATGACAGCAAGGTCATTGAAGTTGTTGTTGGCAAGGATACCATTGAAGTTGTTGTTCCCAAGGATGCTTCTGACGAAGAAATTAAGCAGAAGATTGAAGAAACCTTGAATAATCATGATCCCAAGATTGAAGTTCCTGAATCTGAAGATGGTTTCGAATTCAATGGCGAATGGAAGAAGGATGATGATGGCAATTATGTTCCTGTTTACGAAAAGGAGATTGTCGTAGTCATTGGAAACACTGCTATCAGCGTTGTTATTGACAAGGATGATTCTGATGATGATGTCAATCAGAAGATTAACGATGCTGTGGCCGAAATTTCCAAGAAGGATTCTAGCATTGTCGTTCCTGTCGTTGGTGACAAGGATTCTGTTGGTAATGAATTTGATGGTAAGTGGGAAAAAGATGAATACGGCAATTATGTGCCTGTTTATTCAAAGGCATACAAGATTGTCTATGTGATGCCTTCAAATGCGGTTCTTTCCAGCGACGTTTCAAAGTACGTTCTTGGTAAAGGTGTGCAGCTCCCATCTGCTTCCATCAAGGATGATGAATCCTGGAAGTTTATGGGTTGGTATGAAACTGAGGATTACGCTGGTCTCAGGGTAAAGTTTGTCGGTGCCGAAGCCAAGGGCCGAAAGACTTTCTATGCCCTGTTCCAGAAGACTGTCCATTATAAGGCTGGCGATGTATCCGGAAAAATGGAAGTGGTGTTCAACTACGACGTAGAAAATTCGGATGAGGTCGTTCAGCGTGCCTTGATGGGTGTTGCTCCCGAAGGCTACACCAAGAAGGGTGTGGACTACGTCTTTGACAAGTGGGTTCTTTCTGACGGTGTGTATGTGGCCAAGTTTGTGGATGCTTCCACTGGCATGAAGAACATTGCTGTGGCACGTCACTTTGGTGTCTCTGTTAGCGGTCGCACTCTGAACATTGTTGGCGCTAAGCAGGGCGACAAGATGCTCGTTGTTGATATGAAGGGCAAGATTGTGGCCCAGGACAGAATCAGCGGTGTAAACCACATTGTTGAACTGACTTCCGCAGGGAACTATTTGGTTCGCGTCAATGGAGTTTCTACTCGTGTGATGGTGCGATAA
- a CDS encoding FISUMP domain-containing protein, producing MCTTIDDLDPQKTKCAKSRYFGMTVRCIQGEESSPTSKEKYSVIQGKFVDSRDKKEYKTVQINQQTWLAENLNFETKNSYCHNNDPLECEKYGRLYKWEDAEKACPAGWHLPSRYEIKRLLWAVGDDSGEKLKSRSGWESNNGWDELGFNVLPVGNAQLSENKIDRFDPNGHAVAFWTSTHNEKYYYKWFFFNDNWVSRLDETQADWVAEPIRCMKNYEIDAVAVGTFKDKRDKKVYKTVTIGNQKWMAENLAYNEKGSSCYANDKRNCKEYGRLYSWNQIKDLCPMGWHIPSKDEWRVLFAYVDNNASILKSKTNWPKKNGLDELGFNALPSGSTVKNDFGKSAYFWTTDSRNDKAEAMELLDYLDVASFGRHTFNDGLSVRCLADSEKKGNN from the coding sequence TTGTGTACCACAATAGATGACTTAGATCCTCAAAAAACAAAATGTGCAAAATCTCGTTATTTTGGAATGACAGTTCGTTGCATTCAAGGAGAAGAATCATCTCCAACAAGTAAAGAAAAGTACTCTGTGATACAAGGTAAATTTGTAGACAGCAGAGACAAAAAAGAATACAAAACTGTACAAATAAATCAACAAACATGGCTTGCGGAGAACCTAAACTTTGAAACAAAAAATAGTTATTGTCACAATAATGATCCTTTGGAGTGTGAGAAATATGGCAGGCTATATAAGTGGGAAGATGCCGAAAAGGCATGCCCTGCTGGGTGGCATCTTCCTTCTCGTTATGAAATAAAACGGTTGCTTTGGGCTGTTGGAGATGATAGCGGTGAAAAATTGAAGAGTAGAAGTGGGTGGGAGAGTAATAATGGATGGGATGAACTAGGTTTTAATGTGCTTCCTGTTGGTAATGCTCAATTATCTGAGAATAAAATTGACCGATTTGATCCGAATGGACATGCTGTTGCATTTTGGACATCTACACATAATGAAAAATACTATTATAAATGGTTCTTTTTCAATGATAACTGGGTAAGCAGACTTGATGAAACCCAGGCGGATTGGGTTGCTGAACCAATTCGTTGTATGAAAAACTATGAAATTGATGCTGTTGCTGTAGGAACCTTTAAAGATAAACGTGATAAAAAGGTGTATAAAACAGTGACCATAGGAAATCAAAAATGGATGGCTGAAAATTTGGCGTATAACGAAAAAGGAAGTTCTTGCTATGCAAACGATAAAAGAAATTGTAAGGAGTATGGAAGGCTTTATTCTTGGAATCAAATCAAAGATCTTTGTCCAATGGGTTGGCATATCCCATCAAAAGATGAGTGGAGAGTACTATTTGCTTATGTTGACAACAATGCTAGTATTTTGAAATCAAAAACTAATTGGCCTAAGAAAAATGGCTTGGATGAATTAGGGTTCAATGCTCTGCCTTCTGGTTCAACAGTAAAAAATGATTTTGGGAAATCGGCCTATTTTTGGACGACAGATTCAAGGAACGATAAAGCTGAAGCAATGGAATTGCTTGATTATTTGGATGTTGCTTCTTTTGGGAGGCACACATTTAATGATGGTTTATCAGTTCGTTGTCTTGCTGATTCAGAAAAAAAGGGGAATAATTAA
- a CDS encoding acyl-CoA dehydrogenase family protein: MIVRAGPGLQRGGNLPHHHKLTKGMNAEYSNINSYDSIQVHGGSGYMLEYACQRLYRDARITSIYEGTTQLQVVAALPHITTGTYTSMLDELEAAAVAPEFESLKARAKAMDDKFKAAIDYVKAAENNEFLDLCSRRLYEMAGNCVMAQLLIRDASANAELFGKSAKVYLNLAEAEVMKHSNFIMNLTAEQIADYKKA, from the coding sequence ATGATTGTAAGGGCGGGGCCGGGGCTGCAGCGAGGGGGAAACCTCCCCCACCATCATAAGCTCACCAAGGGCATGAATGCCGAATACTCCAACATCAACAGCTACGACAGCATCCAGGTTCACGGTGGTTCCGGCTACATGCTGGAATACGCTTGCCAGCGCCTCTACCGCGACGCTCGTATTACCTCCATCTACGAAGGTACTACCCAGCTCCAGGTTGTTGCTGCCCTTCCGCACATCACCACCGGCACCTACACTTCCATGCTCGACGAACTGGAAGCAGCCGCTGTTGCACCGGAATTTGAAAGCCTCAAGGCCCGCGCAAAGGCTATGGACGACAAGTTCAAGGCTGCCATCGACTACGTCAAGGCCGCTGAAAACAACGAGTTCCTGGACCTCTGCAGCCGCCGCCTGTACGAAATGGCCGGTAACTGCGTCATGGCTCAGCTCCTCATCCGCGACGCTTCTGCAAACGCAGAACTGTTCGGCAAGAGCGCCAAGGTCTACCTGAACCTTGCTGAAGCAGAAGTGATGAAGCACTCCAACTTCATCATGAACCTGACTGCAGAACAGATCGCTGATTATAAGAAGGCTTAA
- a CDS encoding FISUMP domain-containing protein: MMNKIISICSLSFVAFTFAEVVSAPNLDDPRDGKTYKTIRIENQVWMAENLNFDTHNSFCYHNDDKECAKLGRFYTWRAALNACPQGWRLPSRSDWMTLKTLVKNEDRLYLWDDDVPEIGYQVSAPNFNAYTVGFRDPYGNFDKEGISYYWT, from the coding sequence ATGATGAATAAAATAATTTCAATTTGTTCTTTGTCTTTTGTTGCTTTTACATTTGCAGAAGTTGTTTCTGCTCCGAATTTAGATGATCCAAGAGATGGTAAAACATATAAAACTATTCGGATAGAGAATCAAGTTTGGATGGCGGAAAATTTGAACTTTGATACTCACAATAGTTTCTGTTATCATAATGATGACAAAGAGTGTGCGAAACTAGGCCGGTTTTATACATGGCGTGCAGCTTTAAATGCATGTCCACAAGGATGGAGATTGCCGTCGCGTAGTGATTGGATGACTCTTAAAACACTTGTAAAAAATGAGGATAGGTTATATTTGTGGGATGATGATGTTCCCGAAATAGGTTATCAGGTATCCGCTCCAAATTTTAATGCTTACACAGTTGGATTTAGGGATCCTTATGGAAATTTCGATAAGGAAGGGATATCGTATTATTGGACATAG
- a CDS encoding DEAD/DEAH box helicase, whose product MKFEELPLANPLQRAVRTVGYETPTPIQEQSIPSLLEGKDLLGIAQTGTGKTAAFALPILQRLLDSGKFRQPKTCRALILLPTRELAIQVEECFKQYAQYTAISTACIFGGVSDVKQKNVLVRGVDVLVATPGRLLDLIGQHAVTLKNVEFFVLDEADRMLDMGFIHDIRKVVGVLPGKRQNLFFSATMPKEISDLAATILSANPVRVEVAPQSTPIERIRQELYRIDKRRKGALLKELLASHEEMKKVLVFTRTKHGADKIVRVLEKAGVKCAAIHGNKSQNRRQEALGNFKDERIRVLVATDIAARGIDVDDVTHVFNYDLPNEPETFVHRIGRTARAGKEGVAISFCAPDEEQDLRAIEKLTKVKVPEGDKAIYEKLPEQQKETPESEMRNARGRLPRGQKGDRREENRGEGQQPAKFDWRKHQADKRNARAAEQARENGEQPRQSREERRGNRAEKFGRKPEQVRGASNPQNRPSSQNGSVPQNGFEGDNLNRRTIGKNRPGSRARKRMREAAAASAAAQALLSKVK is encoded by the coding sequence ATGAAATTTGAAGAACTTCCTTTGGCAAATCCGCTGCAGCGTGCTGTTCGCACTGTAGGCTACGAAACCCCCACTCCCATTCAGGAACAGTCCATCCCCAGTTTGCTGGAGGGTAAGGACCTGCTGGGTATCGCCCAGACGGGAACGGGCAAAACCGCAGCCTTTGCGCTCCCTATTCTGCAGCGCTTACTGGACTCTGGTAAGTTCCGTCAGCCTAAAACTTGTCGCGCCCTGATTTTGCTGCCCACTCGTGAATTGGCAATTCAGGTGGAGGAATGCTTTAAGCAGTATGCCCAGTATACTGCTATTTCTACTGCCTGCATTTTCGGTGGCGTTAGCGATGTGAAGCAGAAGAACGTTCTTGTTCGCGGTGTAGATGTTCTGGTGGCAACTCCGGGCCGCTTGCTGGATTTGATTGGCCAACATGCCGTGACCCTCAAGAATGTGGAATTTTTCGTTTTGGATGAAGCTGACCGTATGCTGGATATGGGCTTCATTCACGACATTCGCAAGGTGGTGGGCGTGCTTCCGGGCAAGCGTCAGAACTTGTTCTTCAGCGCCACCATGCCTAAGGAAATTTCTGACCTGGCTGCAACGATCCTCAGTGCAAATCCGGTTCGTGTGGAAGTGGCTCCCCAGAGCACTCCCATTGAACGAATTCGCCAGGAACTGTACCGCATTGATAAGCGTCGCAAGGGCGCCCTGTTGAAGGAACTTCTTGCTTCTCATGAAGAGATGAAGAAGGTGCTGGTGTTTACTCGCACCAAGCATGGCGCTGATAAAATTGTTCGTGTGTTGGAAAAGGCTGGTGTCAAGTGCGCCGCCATTCACGGCAACAAGAGCCAGAATCGTCGTCAGGAAGCTCTTGGCAATTTCAAGGATGAACGTATCCGCGTGCTGGTGGCAACGGATATTGCTGCTCGCGGTATTGATGTGGATGATGTGACCCACGTCTTCAATTATGACCTGCCCAACGAACCGGAAACTTTTGTGCATCGCATTGGCCGTACGGCTCGCGCTGGCAAGGAAGGCGTCGCCATTTCTTTCTGCGCTCCCGATGAAGAACAGGATCTGCGTGCCATTGAAAAGCTGACCAAGGTGAAGGTTCCCGAAGGTGACAAGGCTATTTACGAAAAGTTGCCTGAACAGCAGAAGGAAACTCCTGAAAGCGAAATGCGTAATGCTCGCGGACGTTTACCTCGTGGTCAGAAGGGCGACCGTCGCGAAGAAAATCGCGGCGAAGGCCAACAGCCCGCAAAGTTCGACTGGCGTAAGCACCAGGCCGACAAGCGTAACGCCCGCGCTGCAGAACAGGCCCGCGAAAATGGTGAACAGCCTCGTCAGTCTCGAGAAGAGCGCCGTGGCAATCGTGCGGAAAAATTCGGTCGCAAGCCGGAACAGGTTCGAGGCGCCTCCAACCCGCAGAACCGTCCCAGTTCTCAAAATGGTTCCGTTCCGCAGAATGGTTTCGAAGGCGACAACCTGAACCGCCGTACCATCGGCAAGAATCGCCCCGGCTCCCGTGCCCGTAAGCGTATGCGTGAGGCTGCCGCTGCCAGCGCCGCCGCTCAAGCTCTCCTAAGTAAAGTGAAGTAG